In a genomic window of Branchiostoma lanceolatum isolate klBraLanc5 chromosome 12, klBraLanc5.hap2, whole genome shotgun sequence:
- the LOC136446287 gene encoding monoglyceride lipase-like isoform X1: MMHVHLVFVYPLCKNNNQLHHRKSHYTIYFTQEQAGMLIHGHSHVRGDSQLAPERPDWFDFISCRSNTAWRIIAKISLTLSSDLCLTDCIMYPGSGRSPDAPRTPQGVLYSTLPHLVNSDGKHLFCKYWEPKEQAPRMLMMICHGYAEHCLRYEQIANDLSKEGILVFSHDHVGHGQSEGRRADVTSFHEYVRDALQHVDKVRAEHPGLPVFILGHSMGGAITALAAMERPDLFSGVILSGAMIIWDPNLAPSCFLVWISKPLAAIFPRLKVRKIDSRFITSDPAQAKAYADDRLIYHDGATVRQSVQMFGAMTKILDNVATFSPPVLILHGEEDRINSPEGSRVLYENCSSADKQLKVTLRMPAWATSLNNAIRIVADDAHTCALRPFQSHRQR; encoded by the exons ATGATGCACGTACATCTAGTATTTGTTTACCCTTTgtgcaaaaataacaatcagttGCACCATCGAAAATCACATTACACTATCTACTTCACTCAAGAGCAGGCTGGGATGTTAATTCATGGCCactcccatgtcagaggtgactcacaattagctccagagcgaccagactggttcgacttcatttcatgcaggagTAATACCGCGTGGCGGATCATCGCTAAGATATCCCTAACATTGTCatccgatttgtgcctcacag ATTGTATAATGTACCCTGGTTCTGGAAGAAGCCCTGACGCTCCGAGGACTCCACAGGGTGTGTTGTACTCGACGCTGCCGCATCTGGTGAACTCAGACGGGAAGCATCTCTTCTGCAAGTACTGGGAACCCAAAGAACAGGCACCAAG AATGTTGATGATGATCTGTCACGGGTACGCTGAGCACTGTCTGAGGTATGAACAGATCGCCAATGATCTCAGCAAGGAGGGGATACTCGTCTTCTCACACGACCATG TTGGGCACGGACAGAGCGAGGGTCGGCGCGCTGACGTCACGTCCTTTCACGAGTACGTGCGGGATGCCCTTCAGCACGTGGACAAGGTTCGGGCCGAACACCCTGGCCTCCCCGTCTTCATCCTGGGACACTCTATG GGAGGAGCCATCACTGCCCTGGCCGCCATGGAGAGACCGGATCTGTTCTCAGGGGTGATCTTGTCTGGGGCGATGATCATCTGGGATCCTAACCTCGCCCCAAGCTGTTTTCTG GTGTGGATAAGTAAGCCGTTGGCGGCCATCTTCCCACGACTGAAGGTCAggaagattgacagccgttttATTACCAGCGACCCTGCCCAG GCGAAGGCGTATGCCGACGACCGACTGATCTATCATGACGGAGCGACCGTACGCCAAAGCGTGCAGATGTTCGGCGCCATGACCAAGATTCTGGACAACGTCGCCACCTTCAGTCCGCCTGTCCTGATCTTGCACGGCGAGGAAGACAGAATCAACTCTCCGGAGGGGTCCAGAGTTCTGTATGAGAACTGTAGCAGCGCCGATAAACAGTTGAAGGTAACGTTACGGATGCCAGCTTGGGCTACATCTTTGAACAATGCGATCCGTATCGTTGCAGACGATGCTCATACGTGCGCTTTGCGACCCTTCCAGTCTCACAGACAGAGATAA
- the LOC136446287 gene encoding monoglyceride lipase-like isoform X2, which produces MYPGSGRSPDAPRTPQGVLYSTLPHLVNSDGKHLFCKYWEPKEQAPRMLMMICHGYAEHCLRYEQIANDLSKEGILVFSHDHVGHGQSEGRRADVTSFHEYVRDALQHVDKVRAEHPGLPVFILGHSMGGAITALAAMERPDLFSGVILSGAMIIWDPNLAPSCFLVWISKPLAAIFPRLKVRKIDSRFITSDPAQAKAYADDRLIYHDGATVRQSVQMFGAMTKILDNVATFSPPVLILHGEEDRINSPEGSRVLYENCSSADKQLKVTLRMPAWATSLNNAIRIVADDAHTCALRPFQSHRQR; this is translated from the exons ATGTACCCTGGTTCTGGAAGAAGCCCTGACGCTCCGAGGACTCCACAGGGTGTGTTGTACTCGACGCTGCCGCATCTGGTGAACTCAGACGGGAAGCATCTCTTCTGCAAGTACTGGGAACCCAAAGAACAGGCACCAAG AATGTTGATGATGATCTGTCACGGGTACGCTGAGCACTGTCTGAGGTATGAACAGATCGCCAATGATCTCAGCAAGGAGGGGATACTCGTCTTCTCACACGACCATG TTGGGCACGGACAGAGCGAGGGTCGGCGCGCTGACGTCACGTCCTTTCACGAGTACGTGCGGGATGCCCTTCAGCACGTGGACAAGGTTCGGGCCGAACACCCTGGCCTCCCCGTCTTCATCCTGGGACACTCTATG GGAGGAGCCATCACTGCCCTGGCCGCCATGGAGAGACCGGATCTGTTCTCAGGGGTGATCTTGTCTGGGGCGATGATCATCTGGGATCCTAACCTCGCCCCAAGCTGTTTTCTG GTGTGGATAAGTAAGCCGTTGGCGGCCATCTTCCCACGACTGAAGGTCAggaagattgacagccgttttATTACCAGCGACCCTGCCCAG GCGAAGGCGTATGCCGACGACCGACTGATCTATCATGACGGAGCGACCGTACGCCAAAGCGTGCAGATGTTCGGCGCCATGACCAAGATTCTGGACAACGTCGCCACCTTCAGTCCGCCTGTCCTGATCTTGCACGGCGAGGAAGACAGAATCAACTCTCCGGAGGGGTCCAGAGTTCTGTATGAGAACTGTAGCAGCGCCGATAAACAGTTGAAGGTAACGTTACGGATGCCAGCTTGGGCTACATCTTTGAACAATGCGATCCGTATCGTTGCAGACGATGCTCATACGTGCGCTTTGCGACCCTTCCAGTCTCACAGACAGAGATAA